A region of Moorena producens PAL-8-15-08-1 DNA encodes the following proteins:
- a CDS encoding DUF642 domain-containing protein has protein sequence MKRILLCLMSVILTFACINISQASALAAENLVVNGSFEEPTVKLLGYPKSVPGWQLSAGPAVEFQQGIAGAAYDGGQLVELDGLAVSGIYQDIPTEAGKTYKLTFAFSPRPNVADNKLNVSWGDTTVAQLDKSGEGLWDTDWQVYTYDLKATSDSTRLSFDDLNETSDALGSYIDGVSVVETIAADAPCSEGPKANRIDFNSAEPLNAAAQTISSGGVAVSFDNLNVIKTGDTKGGFGGKAGKNQVIASDQGNFNGRFLTGGGRTAAYRPSNYTRVIKFSKPVNNVCFFVADIDAGQGIRVTAKNAQEVSLYSQNFPSSVNNDNALVTFDLSKIEGIKRIELVGNDPIGIDNLSFN, from the coding sequence ATGAAACGAATACTACTGTGTTTGATGTCAGTCATACTGACATTCGCCTGCATTAATATCAGTCAAGCATCAGCACTAGCTGCCGAGAACCTAGTAGTAAACGGTAGTTTTGAAGAACCAACCGTCAAATTATTGGGATATCCAAAGTCAGTTCCGGGCTGGCAGTTATCCGCTGGTCCTGCCGTTGAATTTCAGCAAGGAATCGCAGGGGCAGCCTACGATGGCGGACAGCTAGTAGAACTCGACGGTCTTGCAGTTAGCGGCATTTATCAAGATATTCCCACCGAAGCAGGCAAAACCTACAAACTTACCTTTGCCTTTTCCCCCCGTCCGAATGTTGCGGACAACAAGCTGAACGTCAGTTGGGGAGATACCACGGTTGCACAGTTGGATAAAAGCGGTGAAGGTCTCTGGGATACCGATTGGCAGGTTTATACCTACGACCTCAAAGCCACCAGCGACAGCACTCGTCTGAGCTTCGACGACCTCAACGAAACTTCTGACGCTCTGGGTAGTTACATCGATGGGGTGAGCGTGGTAGAAACTATTGCTGCCGATGCGCCCTGTTCAGAAGGCCCCAAGGCTAATCGGATTGACTTCAACTCTGCCGAGCCGTTAAATGCAGCAGCCCAAACAATCTCCAGTGGCGGAGTTGCAGTTTCATTTGATAACCTCAACGTTATTAAGACTGGAGACACTAAAGGTGGATTTGGTGGAAAAGCAGGCAAGAACCAGGTAATCGCCTCGGATCAAGGCAACTTTAATGGTCGCTTTTTGACAGGGGGCGGCAGGACAGCTGCTTATCGCCCAAGTAACTATACTCGGGTGATCAAGTTTAGTAAGCCGGTAAACAATGTCTGTTTCTTCGTTGCCGACATCGACGCCGGTCAAGGAATCAGAGTAACAGCCAAAAATGCCCAAGAAGTAAGCCTCTATTCTCAAAACTTCCCCAGTTCTGTGAATAATGACAATGCTCTTGTGACTTTTGACTTGAGCAAGATTGAGGGAATTAAACGGATCGAATTGGTAGGAAACGATCCGATCGGTATCGACAATTTATCCTTTAATTAA
- a CDS encoding polyprenyl synthetase family protein, producing the protein MVNYQLKVIVTLPNKMPKGQELKKQDLDDNQATTLVANGHQSPSNGNSHDENQGSNNHLVTIKTAPEAKVELTQVPLPKPEQDNSNALSAGTPTIMSLPNGASIQLPNGAEDIATPPGAEKPPFDQTIVNEVLQQSRQAITGRIMQFIDLKRDISGGYAELYEMLKDYPFRKGKMLRPTMCISAARAMGGMGDKVLTTAAALELYHNAFLIHDDIEDGSEYRRGKETLHHAIGVARAINVGDATNVLAVGLLLENLSLIGIQKTLNVLHEIEFMAQQSVEGQAMELDWVANNTGHLTDQDYFTMCVKKTCWYTFMTPLRIGLIIGHPTVNLTDIVKPLADITRFGMILGIAFQIQDDLLNLLGELKTYGKEIGGDIYEGKRTIMLNHVIANSNAADRILEILALPREHKTPEKIGFILEEMKRCGSIDHGWYLARTLANQADNIFESMDFLKPESPLQPGEKWSSSLQDRRFLKQLINYVIYRNL; encoded by the coding sequence ATGGTAAATTATCAGCTAAAAGTAATCGTTACTCTTCCGAATAAAATGCCCAAGGGACAGGAACTCAAAAAACAGGATCTTGATGATAACCAAGCAACTACTCTAGTAGCCAATGGACATCAATCTCCCTCTAATGGTAACAGTCACGATGAAAATCAAGGTAGTAACAACCATTTGGTAACTATAAAAACTGCTCCAGAAGCAAAGGTTGAGCTAACTCAAGTTCCCCTCCCCAAACCCGAACAAGATAATAGCAATGCTCTATCTGCGGGGACACCAACTATTATGTCATTGCCCAACGGAGCTAGCATACAACTGCCCAATGGGGCGGAGGATATTGCAACTCCTCCAGGTGCAGAGAAACCACCGTTTGATCAAACCATTGTTAATGAGGTGTTACAGCAATCTCGACAAGCAATTACTGGCAGAATTATGCAGTTTATTGATTTGAAGCGAGATATTTCTGGAGGGTATGCTGAGTTATACGAAATGCTAAAAGATTATCCTTTTCGTAAGGGGAAAATGTTGCGACCCACAATGTGTATTAGTGCAGCGAGGGCTATGGGAGGAATGGGAGATAAAGTGTTGACAACAGCGGCAGCCCTAGAGCTATATCATAATGCTTTTTTAATACACGATGATATAGAAGATGGTTCTGAGTATCGGCGGGGTAAGGAAACTCTGCACCACGCTATTGGGGTAGCTCGGGCAATTAATGTTGGTGATGCTACTAATGTTTTAGCAGTGGGATTGCTGTTGGAAAACCTATCACTGATCGGGATACAAAAAACCCTCAACGTCTTGCATGAAATCGAATTTATGGCACAGCAATCTGTGGAAGGGCAAGCAATGGAGTTGGATTGGGTTGCTAATAATACGGGTCATCTGACAGACCAAGACTATTTTACTATGTGTGTCAAGAAAACTTGTTGGTACACCTTTATGACTCCCTTGCGGATCGGTTTAATTATTGGACACCCGACGGTGAATCTGACTGATATAGTTAAACCTCTGGCTGATATAACTCGGTTTGGGATGATTCTGGGAATTGCTTTTCAGATTCAAGACGATCTGCTTAATCTATTGGGAGAGCTAAAGACCTATGGGAAAGAAATAGGGGGAGATATTTATGAAGGCAAGCGCACAATTATGTTGAATCATGTTATTGCTAACAGTAATGCTGCCGATCGGATTCTAGAAATTTTGGCGTTGCCACGAGAACATAAAACACCAGAAAAAATTGGATTTATTCTGGAAGAAATGAAGCGTTGCGGTAGTATTGACCATGGTTGGTATTTAGCTCGAACTCTTGCCAACCAAGCTGACAATATCTTTGAATCTATGGATTTTCTCAAGCCTGAATCTCCCTTACAACCTGGAGAAAAGTGGAGTTCGTCTCTGCAAGACCGTCGCTTTCTTAAACAATTGATTAATTATGTAATTTATCGAAATTTGTAA